A stretch of DNA from Catenulispora acidiphila DSM 44928:
CGGCCGGGGCCTGCCGTCCCAGGGCCGCTCCACCCGCCAGCGGTCGGCGGTCGCGGCCCTGCTGGACGAGGTCGACGACTTCCGCAGCGCCCAGGACCTGCACGACCTGCTCAAGCAGCGCGGCGAGTCGGTCGGCCTGACCACCGTCTACCGCGCGCTGCAGTCGCTGGCCGACGCCGGCGAGGTGGACGTGCTGCGCACCGGCGACCGCGAGGTGATCTACCGGCGCTGCTCCACCCC
This window harbors:
- a CDS encoding Fur family transcriptional regulator, with the translated sequence MSTADTSGDHSGDHHGDTGRGLPSQGRSTRQRSAVAALLDEVDDFRSAQDLHDLLKQRGESVGLTTVYRALQSLADAGEVDVLRTGDREVIYRRCSTPRHHHHLVCRECGKTVEVEGPAVVESWAARVAAEHGYSEVSHTLEIFGTCGDH